A window of the Chloroflexus sp. Y-396-1 genome harbors these coding sequences:
- a CDS encoding thiamine pyrophosphate-dependent dehydrogenase E1 component subunit alpha, translating to MNISREKLLWAYERMRLIREFEDRLHADFAAGKIPGFVHLYAGEEAVAVGLCAHLRDDDFITSTHRGHGHCIAKGVDLRAMMAEIYGKATGACKGKGGSMHIADVDKGMLGANGIVGGGPPLACGAGLTAKLKGTDQVTVCFFGDGASNQGTTFEGLNLAGIWKLPVVFVCENNGYAETTSPRYSVSGQDIAARARGFGMPSIAIDGLDFFAVYEAAGEAIARARRGEGPTFIEAQTYRYYGHFEGDSIRYRTRDEESYYRSLDCLQRFRQTVTAQGLLTATELDEIDARARAAVEDAVRFAAESPLPDPAELLTDVYVDYPVTGLWPFQEATVAVQR from the coding sequence ATGAACATTAGTCGGGAAAAGCTCCTCTGGGCGTATGAGCGCATGCGTCTCATTCGCGAGTTCGAAGACCGGCTTCACGCTGATTTTGCCGCCGGGAAGATACCCGGTTTCGTTCACTTGTATGCCGGTGAAGAGGCGGTAGCTGTTGGACTATGTGCGCATTTGCGTGACGACGACTTTATTACCAGTACCCATCGCGGGCACGGCCACTGTATCGCTAAGGGTGTTGACCTCCGGGCAATGATGGCAGAGATCTACGGTAAAGCAACCGGCGCCTGTAAGGGGAAAGGCGGCTCAATGCATATTGCCGATGTTGACAAAGGTATGCTCGGAGCGAACGGTATCGTTGGTGGTGGACCACCGCTGGCATGCGGTGCTGGTCTGACTGCAAAGCTCAAAGGTACTGATCAGGTGACTGTCTGCTTCTTCGGTGATGGGGCTTCCAATCAGGGTACAACGTTTGAAGGTCTTAATCTGGCCGGGATATGGAAATTACCGGTTGTGTTCGTTTGTGAGAATAATGGCTACGCTGAAACAACATCACCGCGTTACTCGGTTTCCGGCCAAGACATTGCCGCTCGTGCTCGGGGCTTTGGTATGCCAAGTATTGCTATCGATGGCCTCGATTTCTTTGCCGTATACGAAGCGGCAGGTGAAGCAATAGCTCGTGCCCGACGTGGTGAAGGGCCGACCTTTATTGAGGCGCAGACATACCGCTACTATGGCCACTTCGAGGGTGACTCAATTCGCTATCGTACTCGTGATGAAGAGTCGTACTATCGTTCACTCGATTGTCTGCAACGTTTTCGCCAGACGGTAACTGCGCAAGGTCTGCTTACTGCCACTGAACTTGATGAGATTGATGCTCGCGCCCGTGCTGCGGTCGAAGATGCAGTACGCTTTGCTGCCGAAAGCCCACTCCCTGATCCGGCAGAGCTGTTGACTGACGTATACGTCGATTACCCCGTGACCGGTTTGTGGCCGTTTCAGGAAGCTACGGTCGCAGTACAACGCTAA